GATATAAGAAAGAGTCACACTTGGGGCGGAATGATTGAGTAGCTTTTGTATTTTGGTTACATCCACACCACTCTTATAAGCCCAGTACCCGAATGTCTTACGTAATGTATGGGTGCCGATGGCTTCCTGCATACCAATAAATCTTGCAGCATTATTAATGATTCTATAGGCCTGAATACGACTGATTGGACGATCGCCTTTTTTGCTTCTAAATAGCCAGCCATCATTAAATTTGGTAGTTTCAAGGTATTCTTCAATTGCGTTTTTACAGGTTTCTGAGAGTGGAAAATCTTTAACTTTCCCTGTTTTTTTCTCGCGCAATATAATGCGATCTTTTCCTTTGACATCGTCAATTGTCAACAAGAGCAAATCTGATATGCGCAAGCCGCTATTAATTCCTAAAACAAACAGTAGGTAATTACGCAAGTTATTGCATTTTAAATAATGCTTTATATAAGCAATTTGCTTTTTACTTCTTATCGGTTCTACGTATTCCATGCTTTAAATCACATCCTGTTTTTCTTATCAATAAATGGATATTTTTCAGTTTATAGCAAAAAATTGCAGCTTTTATCATAAAACCAGCCGATTTAATGTAACATAAATCAATTGTGTTACATTAACTGGGCTGGTTCATTTCTATTGGCTGTTTTAACATTGGCTGGAAGCTGATTTAACGATGACTTAAATCAAGCATACATGCCCATCAAACGGTAAAGTATTCCAAATATACAAATTAGCTGCAGATACCTAAACTCCTTTTTTAGCTGTAAAATTTCGTGGAAAAAGGTCGATTTAGCCCGTATTTAGCTAAAATTAGTCGAAAGGGGAGTTTTACATGAGTTTTCATGAAGAAGTAGAGGTTTTATTACAATTAATTAATAGTTCTAATAACGAAGGTACCAAAGAGCGTTATTTTAAGAGACTGGAAGAGATTCTTGAAAACTATGTACAAAAGCGTCTGCAAGCAGAGCAAGATGCAGTTGTTAACTCTGCTTGGGACAGCATCAATAATGAATAACTGGTATTTGTACTTTTTGTTTATATACGTTACTCATGTATGAAAACCAGGCGCGAGTCTGGCTTTTTTCGTATGGTTTAGCTTGGTATAATAAGGATTGGATACAGCTAGCACATAAAGCAATCGTTAAATCAGGCTGGCTGTGGGTGAGAGGAGCGGTTATCATTAAGCAGAACATAAGTGCACAAAGCAGGAATATACAGAGTGGAAAGATCATTTGTAGTCTTGATGCTCTCAAAGCAGGGATGAGATTGGGTAAAGATATTATTTCTGCTGATCGGAAGATTTTACTTGCAGCAGGAATACGGCTTAGTGATGCTCATATTAAACATTTATGCGAATTAAATGTGAAGTCAGTTGTTATTACGGTTTCATCTATTGATCGCGCAGATCAAACGTTCAGTGAATTTGCTCATAAATATGCGCATATATTGGACAGTGTTAAAGATGCATTTGAACATGTGCGTATTTTTAATGAAGTTCCGCTTACACAAATGCAGGAGCTTGTTCAATTTTCAATTAATCCCATCACCGAAACCTTTGGGATCATTGAATATTTGCACAAGATTCAAAAACAAGACGGGTATACCTATCAGCATTCACTAAATGTTGCTATCATTGCAGGCGTTATCGGTAAATGGTTCAAATATCAAGGGCGAGAATTAGCGGATTTAATTTTAGCAGGCTTATTGCATGATATTGGTAAACTTATGGTTCCATTAAAGATATTAAACAAACCCGGAAAACTATTATTTGAAGAAATGGAGGAAATAAAAAAACATCCAGGGTATGGTTATCGGTTAATCAAAGATGTGGACATTTCCGAAAAAGTAAAAAGTGCAATTATCCAGCACCATGAGCGCTATGATGGCAGTGGATATCCTAACGGGCTGAAACTAACTGAAATTAGTGATTATGCGGCAATCATTGCAGTTGCCGATATTTATGATGCAATCACGACGAACCGCGTTTACCGGGGGAAACAGACGCCCTTGTTGGCTGCGGAGATTTTGGCTGAACAGATGTATGGTCAGCTTGACCCTCATATTTGCAATACTTTCTTGGCCTATTTGAATAAATCTTGTATTGGGGCTAATGTTCGCCTCAGTGATGGCCGGGCTGCTAAAATCATCCACATTGATTCGCAGCGAATTTGCTGGCCCATTATTAAGACTATTGACGGTCAAATTATTGATCTTAGTATTGATCGTACAGTAGATTTACTAGAGTTTTTGTGATAAGCATAGATAGATCCAGCCCAGCAAGATTATACGGTACTGGTTATTGACATCTGTATAAAATGGTATTATGGTATTACTATAGAAAATATAAGATATGGCTATTACTATACGATGGTGTATAAACTAAGCGAAGAAGCCCACTAGAGCTTTGCTTAGTTTTATTTTTTTAGTTTAGAATGCAAAAGACAGGGGGCATAAACATGGAGTTGAAAGAGCTTGATCTAACAATTGGTCAAATTATTAACATGCATCCCGAGACAAGAGCTGTTTTTGTCAATAATGGATTTTCACTTTTTGCTGATGATTGCATGGTGGAAGATCTAGGCTCAATTCTAAAACTGAAGACAGCTTTAAAAAGCAGAGGTCTAAATGCTCAGGTGTTTGTCCAACTTTTGCGAGATAAAATTGCTGAAGCCGGCCGTTATCGATTGTTGGAAACTCATGCTGGTTCGGGTCGGTTAAACCTTTTGACTCTTTTGCCTTGTCCATTGAAAATTCCATTGCAGAGTGAACTGAATTTTATTTTAGATCAACTGAAGCAACAGGGGTTGCCATTAAACTATAGTATTGATATTTCGGCTAATAAGTATATGAATTATGCAGATTATATGAAGTATTTTGAAGATCCGGATGAAGTACCTGATGTTATATTAACTACGGGCTATGACATTTTTCATCAGAATTTTATGGAGCGTTTTGTAAAAGCTGGTGTTTTCGCTAATTTACCCAGACGTGCAGTCAACCCCCAGTTAGAACAAGCTGGAATTGTTGATCCAGATGGGTTCTTTACAGTCATTGCTGTGAATACGTTAGTCATGGTAGTTGATAAGAAGCGGCTGGGGAATCTTCCCATGCCCAGAGTATGGGAAGATCTTTTAAAGCCGATTTATAAGAAGAAAGTGGTTATGCGTGGCCATGGTGATATATTTTGTGATGTTTTACAATTGAATTTTTATAAGGATTATGGTGACGCAGGGCTTGCTGCCTTGGCAGGAGCAATCAAATACGGACTGCATCCGGCTCAAATGGTCAAGGAACTACTCAGTAACCATCCAGATGTGCCGCCAATCCATATTATGCCGCGTTTTTTTGCGGAAACTTTGCGTAATCGGAATCAGATCGAAATTATTTGGCCAGAAGATGGTGCTATGGCTTATCCAATATCGCTGCTGGTAAAGGCTGAAAAAATGTCTGAAATGAAGCAGCTTATTGATTATTTGACAGGAACAGCCTTCGCACGAATTTGTGATCAAGCTTTTTTCCCTGCTGTTTATTCTGAAGAAAGTCATTTGCCATCCACTGCAAAATTCAAATGGACGGGTTGGGAGTATATTAAAGGCAGTAATATTGAGGTTTTAATTGATGAACTAAATGCCAAATTCCTTTTAGCTCAACAGTCAGGAGGTATTTAATATGCAGCTTGTCACGGTTGCAGGGCCGCCTTCCTCAGGAAAAACCTCGGTTATCCTAAAAGTCTTTGAAGCTCTGCACCATACGGGAATTGGTGTGGGGGTTGTCAAATTTGATAGTTTATCGACTAAAGATTTAGAGTTGTATCAGAAGAAAAGTATTCCGGCTCAAGTCGGATTAGCGGGAAACTTATGCCCGGATCATTTCTTTATCAGCAATATTCAGGATTGCCTGGAATGGGCAAAACGGAGTCATTTTAATATGCTGATTAGTGAGAGTGCAGGATTGTGTAACCGCTGCTCGCCACATATCAAAGGGGCATTGGCGGTCTGTGTTATTGATAACTTGAGCGGGATTTATACACCCCAAAAGGTTGGGCCGATGCTGAAGTTGGCAGATATTGTGATTATTACAAAAGGAGATATTGTTTCACAGGCTGAGCGGGAGGTTTTTGCTTTTCGCGTTCGTCAGGCAAATCCTGGCGGGAACATTTTGCATGTCAACGGGATAACGGGGCAAGGGGCATTGGAAGCAAGCCGGCTATTTCATGCAGCACCACAGCTTAATAGCCTTATTGGGCGTCAATTGCGTTTTTCTATGCCAGCTGCTACCTGTTCATATTGCTTAGGCCAGACACGTATTGGGGACGATTTTCAAATGGGTAATGTGAAAAAAATGGAGCTTAATTAGGCGTAGTTCAGTAGAGGGGGATAAGATGTTGCAGGATAAACTGCTGGACATGACGGTTGAAAGTTTATTTGTAAAATATCCTTATGCTGAGGATTTTTTTTCGTTTTTACCTGTAAGGCCAGCATTCTCAATGATACTTAGTGAGTTGTTTGCTAATCTTTCAGAAGAGGTATTGCAGGACCTTGGGATGAGTCGATCCATGCTGATCGACCAGTTTCATACCTATATGGCTCAAATGCAGCAGATTAAACAGCAAGATGAAACAATCAGCTCGATTACGATTTTAGGTGGTCAGGATAAAAATGGTGTTTCTGAGGAGGCTTCGCTGACCATACATGCCGGAGAGATTATCTGTATTGTTGGTGCTACTGGTTCAGGAAAAAGCCGGTTGTTGGCAGACATCGAATGGATGGCTCAGCAAGATACGCCAACTAAGCGGACCGTACTCATTAATGGTCAGCAGCCTGATTTTGCCCGAAGGTTTTCTGTGGAAAAAAAGTTGGTTGCTCAATTATCGCAGAATATGAATTTTGTCATGGACTTAACTGTTGCGGAATTTGTCGGTATGCATGCCGAGAGCAGGATGGTCGAGCACATCGAGGCGGTAACAAACAATATTATTGATCAAGCCAATGCGCTAGCTGGTGAAAAATTTTTAGCCAGTACTCCGGTTACTGCTCTTAGCGGCGGTCAGTCACGGGCCTTGATGATTGCGGATGCTGCTTTTCTCAGCGTGTGTCCGATTGTGCTCATCGATGAATTAGAAAATGCAGGAATTGATCGCCGGCAGGCATTAAGGCTATTGGTGGATAAACAAAAAATTGTCCTCATGGCTACTCATGATCCCATTCTTGCCCTTATGGGTGATCGGCGTATTGTGATTAAAAATGGTGGAATTCACCAAATTATCGAAACTTCGGAACGAGAGCGGCAAAACTTGCTGGTCTTAGAAAAGATGGATCAGCAGTTGTCTGCTATTAGGGAAGCCTTACGGCAGGGTGAGCAAATAGAAGGAATTTTAACTGAGTTATGTGGCTTGGTGACAAAGTAGTCAATTCACAAAATGACCATAAGCTTGTTCGGAGACTTACTGTAAAGTCCCGAGTGATGCTTATGGTCATTTTTGTAGAATGGCAAACACTCTTTATAAATTTATTCATATCTTAAAGCAGAGATGCAGAAGCTATAGATGGATGAATAAGGAGGTTGCCGATGGAAAATGAACGGGGAAGCAATAATAATTTGCCAGCCATTATGGTGATCTTTGGCGGCACAGGGGATCTAACCAGCCGTAAATTGATGCCTGCATTATATAACTTGGTCTGTGAGGGGCTATTACCAGAGCATTTTGCTATCGTGTCTGTTGGCCGGCAGAAAAAAACTGATGACCACTATCGTGCTGAGGTATATGAGGCCATTAAGCGGTATTCTTGCAATGAAGTGATCGAAGCAAATTGGCACTCACTTAGCGAGAGCATTTATTATGTTCAACTCGACTTTTTGGATTCAGGCGGTTATTTGAGCTTGCAGGCTTCGTTAGAAATCATTGACCAGAAGCATAAAACCTGCGGCAATCGAATCTTTTACCTGGCTGTGGCGCCTGAGTATTTTGAGATTATCGTACATGGCTTACATACCAATAAACTGGTAGACGGTAGTCATGGCTGGCAGCGCTTAGTGATAGAAAAGCCTTTTGGCAGAGATTTGTCCAGTGCTAAGCGCCTCAATAACCAACTCAGTCAGGTTTTTTCTGAGCAGAATATTTATCGGATTGACCATTATTTAGGCAAGGAAATGATCCAAAATATTATGGTATTGCGTTTTTGTAATTCGGTGTTTGAGTCTGTTTGGAGCAATAAATATATTGATAATATTCAAATCTTATTAAGTGAAAGAGCTGGCATTGGCAGTCGAGGCGGTTATTATGAAACTGCAGGAGCTATGCGGGATATGGTTCAAAATCATATTTTGCAAACGCTGTCGTTAGTGGCTATGGAACCTCCGGTTTCTCTTAATCCTGATGCCATCAGAAGCGAGAAGCTTAAAGTGATTCAGGCCATTGAACCGTTCGAATCAGGCCACATCCAGGAAAATGTTATTTTCGGTCAATATGGCGAGGGCAGCGTAGATGGCAATCTGGCTAAGGCTTATCGTGCAGAAAATAAAGTAGCTGAGATGTCAACGACAGAAACCTTTGTGGCTATGAAACTGCATATTCAAAACTTTCGGTGGGCGGGTACTCCGTTTTATATTCGTACTGGAAAGCGTTTAGGCAGTAATGAAGGGAAGATTGTAATTCAATTTAAGCCCTCGCCGCCGATTTTATATTTGCGGGATAAACCGGTGCAAGAACCCAATGTGCTTGTGATTAAAATTCAACCACAAGTTGGCGTGTTCTTTCAATTTAGTACAAAAAGGTTCGGTGCATCCGAAGATATTGTTTCTGCAACTATGGATACCAGTAATGATTGCCACACCAATGGGAATACACCCGAGGCCTATGAACGCTTGATTGTTGATATTTTACGAGGTGATACCACTTTGTTTTCGCGCTGGGATGAGGTTGAAGCCGCCTGGGGATTTGTCGATAAGATTACGGCTAACTGCAAACAGCAAGCTAATGAATTTCCCAATTATGCGGCAGGGTCGATGGGGCCTGTCCGGGCTCTTGAACTTGTAAATCGGGATGGCCGAAAATGGTGGGATTAGGAGGGTTCAATGAAGGTCTATGATATTTCTATGCCAGTCTTCTATGAGATGCCAGTTTACAAAGGCAGGATCAGCAAACGGCCAATTATAACGGTCGAAAGCAATTTTAGTACGGGTGCCGTGTATGAGAGTCGACTTGAAATGAATCTTCATACCGGAACACATCTGGATGCCCCGTTACATCTTCTGGCAGGAGGCGGTACAATTGATTCCTTGGCTTTGGAAAGCGTGATTTGCAAGTGTAAGGTGCTTGATTTAACTCATGTTGTGGATAAGATAACGAAAGAAGATCTTATCGATAAAAAGATCGACTGCGGTGATTTTATCTTACTAAAGACTCGTAATTCTTTTGAAGCCTTGTTAGAAGAACAGTTTATTTACTTGGATCATGCGGGCGCTGAGTATCTGGTCAGCCAACATGTCATCGGTGTTGGCATTGATGCACTCGGCATTGAACGGGAGCAGCCGGGACATCCAACTCACAAGGCATTATTGGGGAATGATAAGGTTATTATAGAGGGCCTTAGACTGAAAAATGTACCGGAAGGTCAGTATTTGCTGGTGGCAGCACCAGTTAAGATCATGGCGGTTGAGGCGGCACCGGTGAGGGCTTTGCTGTTCGAGCAGAAAATCATAAGCAACTTACAATTTATAGAGTAGGGATAGTAGCATTCACTATGTTAGACGGACATAATCACCTATTTGGCAAAAGTCAATCAGTGTTTTCTAATACCAAGGTTTGCTAATTATTGGTATGTTTGTTATAATTTTTAGAAATAGTTTAACGGTACTTTATTAAATAAGTCTATAATGACCGTATGGTCATCATAGACTTATTTTTTATCTGCAAAGTGCCAGGGGTAGGAGTGAGGATATTGTCAATTAAAGCAAAAACAGTAACACTATTATTACTTTCGCTGCTTGTGACTGGTATTATTGTCGGTAGTGCTGGAATATTTGTTTTATATCGCCAGACCATGAGCAGTACTCAAGTTACGATGGCCAATCAAGCCACTCAGCTGGCAGGGCAAGTTGGTGATTTATTTGAAGCGTTTGCAAAAGGCGGCAAACATTTTGGCAATGACATGGATTTGCAGTCTGGTGATCCAGCACGTATTCAAGCCAAGCTTGATACTTATCTTCATACATCATGGGGCGTCGACCGCCTGAATTTTCTTGATGCCACCGGGAAAAGAATTGCGATAGCTCCATTTGATGCCAAAATTATTGGTGATAATCTCGCTGATCGCAAATTTTTTAAAGATACAGTTAGTGATAAACAATCACATGTTAGTGAAGTCATTATCAACCGGGTCACTAAGGTTCCTTCCGTGATTGTAACCCAACCGGTAAAATCAGCCAACGGTCAATTGGCGGGAATGGTCTTGCAGGCTGTTGATTTAGCAACATTACAGGATATTCTGTCCACAATTAAAGTTGGATCAAGCGGTGTTGCCGCGATTGTAACGAAAGAAGGCTCACTGGTTGCTCATACCAATAAAGAATTGGTTAAAGAAGAAAAGAAAATTGCTGGTGAGATGCTCCAAACGCTGCAGCAAGATGACGGCCACTTGGTTAACTATACGGATATCGCTGGCCGGGAATCGGTTGCAGTATCGATTCCGATTAAAAATACCGATTGGTTTGTGCTTGTTTCGTTACCGGCAAGTGAGGTTAAGAGTGCCTTTACTGCCAGTCTGCTTTGGATGATTATTGCCCTTGTCGCTGGTCTGATTATTGTTGGGCTGGTTGCCTGGATGTATTTAATAAAAACATTGCGTCCAATGGAGTTATTGACAGGTGAAGTGACCAAGCTAGGCAATGGTGATCTTGCCATACAGATTACTGCCAATTCGAATGATGAAGTGGGGCAATTGTCTAAGGCACTGGCACAGGCGATTGGCAGTTTTCGGACTACTATTGCCGGAGTAAAGGATCAAAGTGAAATGGTGACAGCTTCTTCTGAGCAGCTTGTCAGTATTGCTGATGTATCCTCCAAGGCTATTGAAGAGATTGCAGCTCGAGTAACGGCAATTGCCAGTGGATCTGAATCAACTGAGAAACTAGTCGGTGATGGAGTCACAACCTCGGATCGCTTGGCAAACTTAGCCGGTGATATGCGGACGAAGGTTTCACAATTGGCCGATCAGGCAACTGTTGCCGGCAGTACAACCGGTCAGGGGCAAGCTGTCCTTAAAGATGCAGCAGATGCCATTGACGTTGTGGTTCAGTCGGCAGAAGGAAATATTCGGCTGACAACCCAGATCAATACAAAAACAGAGCAGGTGAAGGGCATCTTAGCGGTGATTGATGGAATCGCCCGTCAGACCAATCTGCTGGCACTCAATGCAGCAATTGAGGCTGCACGTGCCGGTGAGTCAGGGCGAGGCTTTGCCGTTGTGGCTGAAGAAGTACGGAAACTGGCTGAAAGTACGGAAAGCTCCGCAAAAGAAGTGGCAGATATTATCAATGGAATGGTTGCTGATATTGATCAGATGACTAAGGCGACCGAAGGTACAGCACCGCTGGCGGCTAAAGGTGCCAATGCGATTCAGCAGGCTCAAGCTGGTTTTGCTAAAATTGCTGAGACGGTTGATTCAATGCTGAGTAATTCACAAGCCACTTTGATTGCAGCAGAGGATGTCAACGGGATCGCAGGCTCGATTGAAACTGCTATGAAAGCAATTGCTCAGCTTACTACTGAGGCCAATTATTCAGTGCAGAATGTTGCTGCAGCTTCGGAAGAAATGACGTCTCAATCAGAAGAAGTAACCAGCAGTGCACAT
The window above is part of the Sporomusaceae bacterium FL31 genome. Proteins encoded here:
- the zwf gene encoding glucose-6-phosphate 1-dehydrogenase → MENERGSNNNLPAIMVIFGGTGDLTSRKLMPALYNLVCEGLLPEHFAIVSVGRQKKTDDHYRAEVYEAIKRYSCNEVIEANWHSLSESIYYVQLDFLDSGGYLSLQASLEIIDQKHKTCGNRIFYLAVAPEYFEIIVHGLHTNKLVDGSHGWQRLVIEKPFGRDLSSAKRLNNQLSQVFSEQNIYRIDHYLGKEMIQNIMVLRFCNSVFESVWSNKYIDNIQILLSERAGIGSRGGYYETAGAMRDMVQNHILQTLSLVAMEPPVSLNPDAIRSEKLKVIQAIEPFESGHIQENVIFGQYGEGSVDGNLAKAYRAENKVAEMSTTETFVAMKLHIQNFRWAGTPFYIRTGKRLGSNEGKIVIQFKPSPPILYLRDKPVQEPNVLVIKIQPQVGVFFQFSTKRFGASEDIVSATMDTSNDCHTNGNTPEAYERLIVDILRGDTTLFSRWDEVEAAWGFVDKITANCKQQANEFPNYAAGSMGPVRALELVNRDGRKWWD
- a CDS encoding ABC transporter ATP-binding protein, with translation MLQDKLLDMTVESLFVKYPYAEDFFSFLPVRPAFSMILSELFANLSEEVLQDLGMSRSMLIDQFHTYMAQMQQIKQQDETISSITILGGQDKNGVSEEASLTIHAGEIICIVGATGSGKSRLLADIEWMAQQDTPTKRTVLINGQQPDFARRFSVEKKLVAQLSQNMNFVMDLTVAEFVGMHAESRMVEHIEAVTNNIIDQANALAGEKFLASTPVTALSGGQSRALMIADAAFLSVCPIVLIDELENAGIDRRQALRLLVDKQKIVLMATHDPILALMGDRRIVIKNGGIHQIIETSERERQNLLVLEKMDQQLSAIREALRQGEQIEGILTELCGLVTK
- the ureG gene encoding urease accessory protein UreG, encoding MQLVTVAGPPSSGKTSVILKVFEALHHTGIGVGVVKFDSLSTKDLELYQKKSIPAQVGLAGNLCPDHFFISNIQDCLEWAKRSHFNMLISESAGLCNRCSPHIKGALAVCVIDNLSGIYTPQKVGPMLKLADIVIITKGDIVSQAEREVFAFRVRQANPGGNILHVNGITGQGALEASRLFHAAPQLNSLIGRQLRFSMPAATCSYCLGQTRIGDDFQMGNVKKMELN
- a CDS encoding HD family phosphohydrolase, with the protein product MYENQARVWLFSYGLAWYNKDWIQLAHKAIVKSGWLWVRGAVIIKQNISAQSRNIQSGKIICSLDALKAGMRLGKDIISADRKILLAAGIRLSDAHIKHLCELNVKSVVITVSSIDRADQTFSEFAHKYAHILDSVKDAFEHVRIFNEVPLTQMQELVQFSINPITETFGIIEYLHKIQKQDGYTYQHSLNVAIIAGVIGKWFKYQGRELADLILAGLLHDIGKLMVPLKILNKPGKLLFEEMEEIKKHPGYGYRLIKDVDISEKVKSAIIQHHERYDGSGYPNGLKLTEISDYAAIIAVADIYDAITTNRVYRGKQTPLLAAEILAEQMYGQLDPHICNTFLAYLNKSCIGANVRLSDGRAAKIIHIDSQRICWPIIKTIDGQIIDLSIDRTVDLLEFL
- the mcpB_4 gene encoding methyl-accepting chemotaxis protein McpB, which gives rise to MSIKAKTVTLLLLSLLVTGIIVGSAGIFVLYRQTMSSTQVTMANQATQLAGQVGDLFEAFAKGGKHFGNDMDLQSGDPARIQAKLDTYLHTSWGVDRLNFLDATGKRIAIAPFDAKIIGDNLADRKFFKDTVSDKQSHVSEVIINRVTKVPSVIVTQPVKSANGQLAGMVLQAVDLATLQDILSTIKVGSSGVAAIVTKEGSLVAHTNKELVKEEKKIAGEMLQTLQQDDGHLVNYTDIAGRESVAVSIPIKNTDWFVLVSLPASEVKSAFTASLLWMIIALVAGLIIVGLVAWMYLIKTLRPMELLTGEVTKLGNGDLAIQITANSNDEVGQLSKALAQAIGSFRTTIAGVKDQSEMVTASSEQLVSIADVSSKAIEEIAARVTAIASGSESTEKLVGDGVTTSDRLANLAGDMRTKVSQLADQATVAGSTTGQGQAVLKDAADAIDVVVQSAEGNIRLTTQINTKTEQVKGILAVIDGIARQTNLLALNAAIEAARAGESGRGFAVVAEEVRKLAESTESSAKEVADIINGMVADIDQMTKATEGTAPLAAKGANAIQQAQAGFAKIAETVDSMLSNSQATLIAAEDVNGIAGSIETAMKAIAQLTTEANYSVQNVAAASEEMTSQSEEVTSSAHQLGQIAQSLRESVQQFKV
- a CDS encoding cyclase, giving the protein MKVYDISMPVFYEMPVYKGRISKRPIITVESNFSTGAVYESRLEMNLHTGTHLDAPLHLLAGGGTIDSLALESVICKCKVLDLTHVVDKITKEDLIDKKIDCGDFILLKTRNSFEALLEEQFIYLDHAGAEYLVSQHVIGVGIDALGIEREQPGHPTHKALLGNDKVIIEGLRLKNVPEGQYLLVAAPVKIMAVEAAPVRALLFEQKIISNLQFIE
- a CDS encoding site-specific recombinase → MEYVEPIRSKKQIAYIKHYLKCNNLRNYLLFVLGINSGLRISDLLLLTIDDVKGKDRIILREKKTGKVKDFPLSETCKNAIEEYLETTKFNDGWLFRSKKGDRPISRIQAYRIINNAARFIGMQEAIGTHTLRKTFGYWAYKSGVDVTKIQKLLNHSAPSVTLSYIGITKEELDNVYITLNL